The Campylobacter concisus genome has a window encoding:
- a CDS encoding trehalose-6-phosphate synthase — translation MYLFSLITHLVCAIIFIGYVFFDVCIYPFAKKTISPQTLEAVKKAYTKGSAKVFGTAFLLLLISGAFMAKDYLGGEHGWWQSNFQKLLLAKIAVLLLMCLITFISVFNVTILKKPDPFGKFSHLIALVLCLAMVILAKLMWWL, via the coding sequence ATGTATCTTTTTTCTCTTATTACGCATTTAGTTTGTGCCATTATCTTTATAGGATATGTATTTTTTGATGTTTGCATATATCCATTTGCTAAAAAAACGATAAGTCCTCAAACTCTTGAAGCTGTCAAAAAAGCTTACACAAAAGGCAGTGCAAAGGTTTTTGGCACGGCATTTTTACTACTTTTGATAAGCGGAGCTTTTATGGCAAAGGACTATCTTGGAGGCGAACATGGCTGGTGGCAGAGCAACTTTCAAAAGCTTTTGCTAGCAAAGATCGCTGTCTTACTTCTAATGTGCCTTATCACTTTCATCTCTGTTTTTAATGTCACTATCTTAAAAAAGCCAGATCCGTTTGGTAAATTTTCACATCTCATAGCTCTTGTGCTTTGTCTAGCAATGGTCATTTTAGCAAAACTTATGTGGTGGCTTTAG
- the dnaK gene encoding molecular chaperone DnaK: protein MSKVIGIDLGTTNSCVSVFERGESKVIPNKEGKNTTPSVVAFTDKGEILVGDVAKRQAVTNPEKTIYSIKRIMGLMSNEKNAEEAKARLPYHVVDRNGACAVEIAGKVYTPQEISAKILIKLKEDAEAYLGEKVTDAVITVPAYFNDSQRKATKEAGTIAGLNVLRIINEPTAAALAYGLDKKEAEKILVYDLGGGTFDVTVLETGDNIVEVLATGGNAFLGGDDFDNKIIDWLVSEFKNETGIDLKGDIMALQRLKEAAENAKKELSSAQETEINLPFITADATGPKHLVKKLTRAKFEGMIDSLVGETITKINEVIKDAGLSKSDIKEVVMVGGSTRVPLVQEEVKKAFGKELNKSVNPDEVVAIGAAIQGAVIKGDVKDVLLLDVTPLSLGIETLGGVMTKIIEKGTTIPTKKSQVFSTAEDNQSAVTIMVLQGEREFARDNKSLGNFNLEGIPAAPRGVPQIEVEFDIDANGILTVSAKDKATGKAQNITISGSSGLSEDEINSMVKDAELHKEEDKKRKDAVEARNQADALVHQTEKSMSELGEKVPAEDRSNIEAALNDLKEVLKDENSSKEQIDAKVEALSKASHKLAEAMYKKDENAGANGGNNKKDDDVIDAEVE from the coding sequence ATGTCAAAAGTTATAGGTATAGACTTAGGTACAACAAACTCTTGTGTGAGCGTTTTTGAGCGCGGCGAGAGCAAGGTTATCCCAAATAAAGAGGGTAAAAACACAACTCCATCTGTTGTTGCTTTTACAGATAAAGGTGAAATTCTAGTAGGTGACGTTGCAAAACGTCAAGCAGTTACAAACCCTGAAAAAACGATATATTCTATCAAACGTATCATGGGTTTGATGAGCAATGAAAAAAATGCTGAAGAGGCAAAGGCTCGCTTGCCATATCACGTTGTAGATAGAAATGGCGCTTGCGCGGTTGAGATCGCTGGTAAGGTCTATACTCCGCAAGAAATTTCAGCAAAAATTCTTATCAAACTAAAAGAAGATGCTGAAGCATACCTTGGTGAAAAGGTAACAGATGCGGTTATCACTGTGCCTGCATACTTTAACGATAGCCAAAGAAAGGCTACAAAAGAGGCTGGAACGATCGCAGGACTAAACGTGCTTCGTATCATCAACGAGCCAACAGCTGCGGCGCTTGCTTATGGTCTTGATAAAAAAGAGGCTGAGAAAATTTTAGTTTATGACCTAGGTGGCGGTACATTTGACGTTACAGTTCTTGAAACTGGCGATAACATCGTTGAAGTTTTGGCAACTGGTGGTAATGCATTCTTAGGTGGTGATGACTTTGATAATAAGATCATCGACTGGTTGGTAAGTGAGTTTAAAAATGAAACTGGTATCGATCTAAAAGGTGATATCATGGCGCTTCAACGCTTAAAAGAAGCAGCTGAAAATGCTAAAAAAGAGCTAAGCTCAGCTCAAGAGACTGAGATAAATTTACCATTTATCACAGCTGATGCGACTGGCCCAAAACACCTTGTCAAAAAGCTAACTCGCGCTAAATTTGAAGGTATGATCGACTCACTTGTGGGCGAGACTATCACTAAGATAAATGAAGTCATCAAAGATGCAGGTTTAAGCAAGAGTGACATCAAAGAGGTCGTAATGGTCGGTGGTTCAACTCGTGTGCCACTTGTTCAAGAAGAGGTTAAAAAGGCATTTGGCAAAGAGTTAAATAAGAGTGTAAATCCAGATGAAGTCGTAGCTATCGGTGCTGCGATCCAAGGTGCGGTTATAAAAGGCGATGTTAAAGACGTGCTACTTCTTGACGTTACTCCACTTAGCCTTGGTATCGAGACACTTGGCGGCGTGATGACTAAGATCATCGAAAAAGGTACAACGATACCAACCAAGAAAAGTCAAGTTTTCTCAACTGCTGAAGATAACCAAAGTGCCGTTACTATCATGGTTTTACAAGGTGAGCGTGAGTTTGCAAGGGATAATAAATCACTTGGTAACTTCAACTTAGAGGGCATCCCAGCAGCTCCAAGAGGTGTGCCTCAAATAGAAGTTGAATTTGACATCGACGCAAACGGAATTTTAACCGTTTCAGCAAAAGATAAAGCGACTGGCAAAGCCCAAAACATCACTATCTCAGGATCAAGCGGCCTTAGCGAAGATGAGATAAATAGCATGGTAAAAGATGCTGAGCTTCACAAAGAAGAGGATAAAAAGCGCAAAGACGCAGTTGAGGCTAGAAACCAAGCCGATGCACTTGTTCATCAAACTGAAAAGAGCATGAGCGAGCTTGGCGAGAAAGTCCCAGCTGAGGATAGAAGCAACATCGAAGCTGCGCTAAATGACCTAAAAGAGGTCTTAAAAGATGAAAACTCTTCAAAAGAGCAAATCGATGCAAAAGTAGAAGCTCTAAGCAAAGCTAGCCACAAACTAGCAGAAGCTATGTATAAAAAAGATGAAAACGCTGGTGCAAACGGCGGAAATAACAAAAAAGACGACGACGTCATAGACGCTGAAGTCGAGTAA
- the grpE gene encoding nucleotide exchange factor GrpE, translated as MSEEVKEQNLPEVEPMQEAASDSVNLDALGDISKVEKLEKELGEITDKYYRANAEFENIKKRYEKEKADVASYANEKFARDLLPVIDALEIAANFDPEDDEFAKKIKEGILITINQFKKCFEKHGVSEIATDAEFDPNVHNAVLRVDSEEKQSGQIVQALQKGYMINGRVLRPAMVSVAN; from the coding sequence GTGAGCGAAGAGGTAAAAGAGCAAAATCTACCTGAGGTTGAGCCTATGCAAGAGGCAGCTAGTGATAGCGTAAATTTAGATGCACTTGGCGATATCTCAAAAGTGGAGAAGCTCGAAAAAGAGCTTGGCGAGATCACTGATAAATATTACAGAGCAAATGCTGAGTTTGAAAATATCAAAAAGCGTTATGAAAAAGAGAAAGCAGACGTTGCAAGCTATGCAAATGAGAAATTTGCAAGGGACTTGCTACCAGTCATCGATGCACTCGAGATCGCTGCAAATTTTGACCCAGAGGATGATGAATTTGCTAAAAAGATCAAAGAGGGCATTTTGATAACGATAAATCAGTTTAAGAAATGTTTTGAAAAGCATGGCGTGAGCGAGATCGCAACTGATGCCGAGTTTGATCCAAATGTGCATAATGCCGTTTTAAGGGTCGATAGCGAGGAGAAGCAAAGCGGTCAGATCGTGCAAGCTTTACAAAAAGGCTATATGATAAATGGTAGGGTTTTGCGCCCAGCTATGGTCAGTGTGGCAAACTAA
- a CDS encoding HrcA family transcriptional regulator, which translates to MSKTNKRDLILNSIIEAYLQDNAPIGSNELGSRMSMAIPASTIRVYFKKLSDEGEITKLHISGGRIPTIAAMRRYWSEIFTENDISLEINDPRSLKMLCDEFELYCMIFGTIDKELLEILNLNDRYLVLNFSGDEIVVKFDARMYKFLNNLIGVSLDKLELICSQVGLSELKNKIRELKRTKIYFQENEILAFDMFKDRCFKMVFDPSFSLQMDEKLTFSPMFDENYMGLKFKANYLGSEAQMICAGSVYTDYVKFINLIKEAA; encoded by the coding sequence GTGAGTAAAACAAATAAACGCGATTTGATATTAAATTCTATCATTGAAGCCTATTTGCAGGACAATGCGCCTATTGGTTCAAACGAGCTTGGCTCTCGTATGAGCATGGCGATACCAGCATCGACGATACGTGTTTATTTTAAAAAGCTTTCAGATGAGGGCGAGATCACAAAGCTTCACATAAGTGGCGGCAGGATCCCAACTATCGCTGCGATGAGAAGATATTGGAGTGAAATTTTTACTGAGAACGACATAAGTTTAGAGATAAATGACCCAAGAAGCCTAAAGATGCTCTGTGATGAGTTTGAGCTTTATTGTATGATTTTTGGCACGATCGATAAGGAGTTGCTAGAAATTTTAAATTTAAATGATAGATATCTGGTTTTAAATTTTAGTGGCGATGAGATTGTCGTCAAATTTGACGCTAGGATGTATAAATTTTTAAACAACCTTATCGGAGTTAGTTTAGACAAGCTTGAGCTTATCTGTTCTCAAGTTGGCTTAAGCGAACTAAAAAACAAGATAAGAGAGCTTAAAAGGACTAAAATTTACTTCCAAGAAAACGAAATTTTAGCCTTTGATATGTTTAAGGATAGATGCTTTAAGATGGTTTTTGACCCAAGTTTTAGCTTGCAGATGGACGAAAAACTTACATTTTCTCCTATGTTTGACGAAAATTATATGGGGCTTAAATTTAAAGCAAACTACCTTGGTAGCGAGGCGCAGATGATCTGTGCTGGCAGTGTTTATACTGATTATGTGAAATTTATAAATCTAATAAAGGAGGCCGCGTGA
- a CDS encoding DNA-binding protein, whose protein sequence is MIETSDIFNLLHNAVEAKNIGKKISQAKMAEDLGVPMRTYQDWRLGNSKPQAAAAVCKLLCELDDDEILFVVNKMRKLLGK, encoded by the coding sequence ATGATTGAAACAAGTGATATATTTAATTTGCTTCACAATGCAGTTGAGGCAAAAAATATCGGTAAGAAAATTTCACAAGCAAAAATGGCAGAAGATCTTGGCGTGCCTATGAGGACATATCAGGACTGGAGACTTGGAAACTCAAAGCCACAAGCTGCTGCTGCTGTTTGCAAACTGCTATGTGAGCTTGACGATGATGAAATATTATTTGTTGTCAATAAGATGAGAAAATTGCTAGGAAAATAG
- the kdsB gene encoding 3-deoxy-manno-octulosonate cytidylyltransferase, with translation MIIIPARLASTRFSNKILKEINGVPMFVATALRVSGVDDVAVAVDEPSVLDIAKAHGIKAVLTSKDHQSGTDRINEAAQILGLRESEIIINVQADEPFIEPENIAKFRAFCEQNRQNAFMFSCYKKMDDEFADDKNLVKVVTDFEGYALYFSRSRIPFNRSECKSYKAHLGIYGYSVKSLKEFCGLMPSSLENTEKLEQLRALENGKKIAMLEVESQSIGIDSEEDYQRALAKFGKK, from the coding sequence ATGATAATCATCCCAGCTCGCCTTGCCTCAACAAGGTTTAGTAATAAAATTTTAAAAGAGATAAACGGCGTGCCGATGTTTGTGGCGACGGCTCTTAGAGTAAGCGGCGTGGATGATGTGGCGGTTGCGGTGGATGAGCCAAGCGTGCTTGATATCGCCAAGGCTCACGGCATAAAAGCGGTGCTAACTAGTAAAGATCATCAAAGTGGCACTGACAGGATAAACGAAGCGGCGCAAATTTTGGGGTTAAGAGAGAGCGAGATCATCATAAATGTTCAGGCTGATGAGCCATTTATCGAGCCTGAAAATATCGCTAAATTTAGGGCATTTTGCGAGCAAAATAGGCAAAATGCCTTTATGTTTTCTTGCTACAAAAAGATGGACGATGAGTTTGCGGATGATAAAAATTTAGTCAAAGTGGTGACTGATTTTGAGGGCTACGCGCTTTATTTTTCAAGATCGAGGATACCATTTAACAGAAGCGAGTGCAAAAGCTACAAGGCGCACCTTGGTATCTACGGATACAGCGTAAAAAGCCTAAAAGAGTTTTGCGGCCTCATGCCTTCAAGCCTTGAAAACACAGAAAAACTCGAGCAACTGCGCGCCTTAGAAAATGGCAAAAAAATAGCTATGCTAGAGGTTGAAAGTCAAAGTATCGGCATCGATAGCGAAGAGGACTACCAAAGAGCGCTAGCTAAATTTGGCAAAAAGTAA
- the thrC gene encoding threonine synthase, with amino-acid sequence MRLTPTRSVKDEKVKNVNLSTAMLSPSSAHGGLYAPKKLPKITKAKWQELSSLTYEKLALHIISLFKFDVSEAFFKKALKRYASFDDPKHPVIFKKIDKNLYVNELYHGPTRAFKDMALQPFGSLLSQLAKERGERYLIMCATSGDTGPATLQTFANDENIKVVCLYPDGGTSEVQKLQMQTMQGENLKVFGIKGDFDDAQRALKTLLANDKFKSELKKKRLKLSAANSVNFGRILFQIIYHAYAYANLLKQKALKANESFDIIVPSGNFGNALGAYYAKKMGAKIGKIKIASNANNILTQFFTTGVYDLRDKKLVKTISPAMDILISSNVERLLFDKFGSERTNELMQSLAKNKFYKLSKQELEALKEDFEASWCDDKECEAYIAKLAKSGYAIDPHTATCFKMLDAGRINVITSTAHWVKFTPSMIKACQIKDTKDEKDEKDALAKTAKILNDSVPSSINSLFSAKILHKNIIKEDEIEKCVLEWIER; translated from the coding sequence ATGAGACTAACACCAACTAGAAGCGTAAAAGATGAAAAGGTAAAAAATGTAAATTTAAGCACAGCTATGCTTAGCCCAAGCTCCGCTCACGGCGGACTTTACGCACCAAAGAAGCTACCAAAGATCACAAAGGCAAAGTGGCAAGAGCTCTCAAGCCTAACCTACGAAAAGCTCGCACTTCACATCATCTCGCTATTTAAATTTGACGTGTCAGAGGCGTTTTTCAAAAAGGCTCTCAAAAGATATGCAAGCTTTGATGATCCAAAACACCCAGTCATTTTTAAAAAAATAGATAAAAATTTATACGTAAATGAGCTATATCACGGCCCAACAAGGGCGTTTAAGGATATGGCGCTTCAGCCTTTTGGCTCGCTGCTTAGCCAGCTAGCAAAAGAGAGGGGCGAAAGATACCTTATCATGTGCGCAACTAGCGGCGACACGGGTCCTGCGACACTTCAAACCTTTGCAAATGATGAAAATATAAAGGTCGTCTGCCTCTATCCAGATGGTGGCACGAGCGAGGTGCAAAAGCTTCAGATGCAGACCATGCAGGGTGAAAATTTAAAGGTTTTTGGCATAAAAGGCGACTTTGATGACGCTCAAAGAGCGCTAAAAACACTGCTTGCAAATGATAAATTTAAATCTGAGCTTAAGAAAAAGCGCCTTAAACTAAGCGCGGCAAACTCGGTAAATTTTGGCAGAATCCTCTTTCAGATCATCTACCACGCCTACGCCTACGCAAATTTACTAAAACAAAAGGCACTTAAAGCAAACGAGAGCTTTGACATCATCGTGCCAAGTGGAAATTTTGGCAACGCTCTTGGGGCGTATTACGCTAAAAAAATGGGCGCAAAGATCGGCAAGATCAAGATCGCCTCAAACGCAAACAACATCTTGACGCAGTTTTTCACCACCGGCGTTTACGACCTAAGAGATAAAAAGCTGGTTAAGACGATAAGCCCAGCCATGGACATTTTAATAAGCTCAAACGTCGAGCGCTTGCTGTTTGATAAATTTGGCAGCGAGCGAACTAATGAGCTTATGCAAAGCCTAGCCAAAAATAAATTTTATAAGCTTAGCAAGCAAGAGCTTGAAGCGCTAAAAGAGGACTTTGAAGCTAGCTGGTGCGACGACAAAGAGTGCGAGGCATACATAGCAAAGCTCGCAAAGAGCGGCTACGCGATCGATCCACATACGGCTACTTGCTTTAAGATGTTGGATGCTGGCCGCATAAACGTCATCACATCGACCGCGCACTGGGTGAAATTTACGCCAAGCATGATCAAAGCGTGCCAGATCAAAGATACAAAAGATGAAAAAGATGAAAAAGATGCGCTCGCAAAGACTGCTAAAATCTTAAATGACAGCGTGCCAAGCTCGATAAACTCGCTATTTAGCGCGAAAATTTTACACAAAAATATCATAAAAGAGGACGAGATCGAAAAGTGCGTCCTAGAATGGATCGAGCGATGA
- the cutA gene encoding divalent-cation tolerance protein CutA, whose amino-acid sequence MRILITSVAKKKEAKKLSKKLVKKGLAACVSSFSAKSIYLWQEKLCDEKEQILLIKTDVKFKKVAKFIRKYHSYETPEILALKPKEVFKKYENWIKKSTKKGKK is encoded by the coding sequence ATGAGAATTTTAATCACCTCAGTCGCAAAGAAAAAAGAGGCAAAAAAACTAAGCAAAAAGCTCGTGAAAAAGGGACTTGCAGCTTGCGTGAGTAGCTTTAGCGCAAAGAGCATTTATCTTTGGCAAGAGAAGCTTTGTGATGAAAAAGAGCAAATTTTACTCATAAAAACGGACGTGAAATTTAAAAAAGTAGCTAAATTTATAAGAAAGTACCACAGCTATGAAACTCCAGAAATTTTGGCACTTAAGCCAAAAGAGGTATTTAAAAAATATGAAAATTGGATAAAAAAATCAACCAAAAAAGGCAAAAAATGA
- a CDS encoding tetraacyldisaccharide 4'-kinase has protein sequence MFKKFNIFLHSWANDYFFRPNLFQILLAFLLLPLSLIYALVVVCKKFSAQKKEFGIKIISVGNLTLGGSGKTPLCVAIAKNYEGAFIVLRGYKRKSKGMQVVARDGEILLDVAASGDEAMIYATSLKNANVIVSEDRKIAIEYAKTQGAKYILLDDGFSKFDIAKFDILVRPNPEPKLRLCLPSGAYRYPFSFYKFGDFIACEGQTHFRKSEILNKSEKMVLVTAIANPARLEAFFSECVGQVFFPDHYDFSKEELSEILQSYGATSLLMTQKDYVKVKDFGLRVSLITLEVTLSEEFKKVLAKQI, from the coding sequence GTGTTTAAGAAATTTAACATCTTTTTACACTCTTGGGCGAATGACTACTTCTTTCGCCCAAATTTATTTCAAATTTTACTAGCATTTTTACTTTTGCCACTAAGTCTTATCTACGCTTTAGTCGTTGTTTGCAAGAAATTTAGCGCGCAAAAAAAAGAGTTTGGTATAAAAATAATTAGCGTTGGAAACTTAACCCTTGGAGGAAGCGGCAAGACCCCACTTTGCGTCGCTATCGCTAAGAATTACGAGGGCGCTTTTATCGTGCTTAGAGGCTATAAAAGAAAGAGTAAAGGCATGCAGGTTGTCGCTAGGGATGGCGAAATTTTACTTGACGTGGCGGCAAGTGGCGATGAGGCGATGATATACGCTACAAGCCTTAAAAACGCAAATGTGATCGTTAGCGAAGATAGAAAAATAGCCATAGAGTATGCCAAAACTCAGGGCGCGAAGTATATCTTGCTAGATGATGGATTTTCTAAATTTGACATAGCTAAATTTGACATCTTGGTGCGTCCAAACCCAGAGCCAAAGCTAAGGCTTTGCCTGCCAAGTGGGGCTTATAGATATCCATTTAGCTTTTATAAATTTGGTGATTTTATAGCGTGCGAGGGGCAAACTCACTTTAGAAAGAGTGAAATTTTAAATAAAAGCGAAAAAATGGTGCTAGTTACCGCCATAGCAAACCCAGCCCGCCTTGAGGCATTTTTTAGCGAGTGTGTGGGACAGGTCTTTTTCCCTGATCACTACGACTTTTCAAAAGAAGAGCTAAGTGAAATTTTGCAAAGTTATGGCGCGACCTCGCTTTTGATGACGCAAAAGGACTATGTAAAGGTAAAGGATTTTGGGCTAAGGGTATCGCTTATCACGCTTGAAGTTACGCTAAGTGAGGAGTTTAAAAAGGTTTTGGCGAAGCAAATTTAA
- a CDS encoding DegT/DnrJ/EryC1/StrS family aminotransferase has product MREIPFYKPTITERESELIEEALHSENTTDTVAKFEEKLKEYFGAKFVITTNNIAAAHHLALSAMDTKRGDKVICSVNAFPSVAQAVRHFDAEPIFVDIDEEDFNISPEALEKVLKEQNHKKLKCAFISHIAGQSARLDEIKAICEKYGIVVLDDANRGIGLTYNGKKVGSDSFLSCFQTNSRVQNPISTVGFFTTNDEEVYKKAKLLRNYALVNGIDKFGSLSYIYDVVDIGLKYDINSINAAFSIAQLEKTDELIKRRKKIAEIYDKELKECHNITTPVKKREHIYTQYIIKINKNRDSFARELLERGIHTSLHYIPIHLLSYYKNKYSLKVNDFPNALKAYQQVLSLPIYHSLSDEEVQYICNTVKEISKSRV; this is encoded by the coding sequence ATGAGAGAAATTCCGTTTTACAAACCAACTATCACTGAGCGTGAGAGTGAGCTTATCGAAGAGGCTTTGCATTCTGAAAATACCACCGATACGGTTGCTAAATTTGAAGAAAAGCTAAAAGAGTACTTTGGTGCTAAATTTGTTATCACTACAAATAACATCGCAGCAGCGCATCATCTGGCTCTAAGTGCGATGGATACAAAGCGCGGTGACAAGGTCATCTGCTCAGTAAATGCCTTCCCTAGCGTGGCTCAGGCTGTTAGACATTTTGATGCCGAGCCTATCTTTGTTGATATCGATGAAGAGGACTTTAACATCAGCCCAGAAGCCCTTGAAAAGGTACTAAAAGAGCAAAATCACAAAAAACTAAAATGTGCTTTTATCTCACACATCGCTGGACAAAGTGCTAGGCTTGATGAGATAAAGGCTATCTGCGAAAAATACGGCATCGTCGTTTTAGATGATGCAAACCGAGGCATAGGACTAACTTATAATGGCAAAAAAGTTGGTTCAGACTCGTTTTTGTCATGCTTTCAGACAAACTCACGCGTACAAAATCCTATCTCAACAGTTGGATTTTTCACGACAAATGACGAAGAGGTCTATAAAAAAGCAAAACTACTTCGTAACTACGCCCTTGTAAATGGTATAGATAAATTTGGTAGTTTAAGCTACATCTACGACGTCGTTGATATCGGTTTAAAATACGACATAAACTCGATAAATGCGGCATTTTCTATCGCTCAGCTTGAAAAGACAGACGAGCTTATAAAACGTAGAAAAAAGATCGCTGAAATTTACGATAAAGAGCTTAAAGAGTGTCACAACATCACAACTCCAGTCAAAAAACGCGAGCACATCTACACTCAGTACATCATCAAGATAAATAAAAACCGCGACAGCTTTGCTAGAGAGCTTTTGGAGCGTGGAATTCACACTTCGCTGCACTACATACCGATACATTTGCTAAGCTATTATAAAAATAAATATTCGCTTAAAGTAAATGACTTCCCAAATGCTCTAAAAGCGTATCAACAAGTTTTGTCGCTACCTATCTATCATAGTTTGAGCGACGAAGAGGTGCAATACATCTGCAACACGGTAAAAGAAATTTCTAAATCTCGTGTTTAA
- a CDS encoding NAD+ synthase — protein MKGYQKIEETLVFSLKDKTKGKKLLLGVSGGIDSAVVATLCARAKPDETHALIMPTASSNKENMDDALNLCEKLNIKYKVLSIEGILNAFYETIDVNLSNLRKGNLAARVRMSLLYDYSSSINALVIGTSNKSELMLGYGTIFGDLACAINPIGELYKSEIFEFAKHLGVDENFIKKAPSADLWDGQSDEGDIGYSYAVIDEILQNLENNKEQAIKKFGLKAVLDIENRVVSNRFKRQMPLIVKI, from the coding sequence ATGAAGGGGTATCAAAAAATAGAAGAAACCTTAGTTTTTAGCTTAAAAGATAAAACTAAAGGTAAAAAACTACTATTAGGCGTAAGCGGTGGTATTGATTCTGCTGTGGTTGCGACACTTTGTGCGAGAGCAAAGCCAGATGAAACTCACGCACTCATCATGCCAACAGCATCATCAAACAAAGAAAATATGGACGATGCCTTAAATTTATGCGAAAAACTAAACATAAAATATAAGGTTTTATCCATAGAGGGCATTTTAAATGCCTTTTACGAAACGATAGATGTAAATTTAAGCAATTTAAGAAAAGGGAATTTGGCAGCTAGAGTTAGAATGAGCTTGCTTTATGATTATTCATCTAGTATAAACGCTCTGGTCATCGGCACAAGCAACAAAAGTGAGCTTATGCTTGGTTATGGCACGATATTTGGGGATTTGGCGTGCGCGATAAATCCTATCGGGGAGCTTTATAAGAGTGAAATTTTTGAATTTGCAAAACATCTTGGTGTTGATGAAAATTTTATCAAAAAAGCACCTTCGGCTGATCTTTGGGATGGGCAAAGTGACGAGGGCGACATAGGTTACAGCTATGCTGTTATCGACGAGATTTTACAAAATTTAGAAAATAACAAGGAGCAAGCCATCAAAAAGTTTGGATTAAAAGCGGTCTTGGATATAGAAAATAGAGTTGTGTCAAACAGGTTTAAACGACAAATGCCGTTGATAGTGAAAATTTAA
- a CDS encoding MBL fold metallo-hydrolase, translated as MRVMHKSFGDFGTNCYIVTKNGSSLVIDPGDGAKEWVLQNAQNLKAILCTHGHFDHIYDVSELKNELKIPVYINKFDAFMCESNIFGYMKNTFVPDVLAQGDESFVVDEFSFKFHHFPGHTPGCSMIEIDDAMFSGDFLFKGSIGRWDFPYSDKDEMLESLEKCKNLKGDFALYPGHGESSTLKAEQQELDRWVKIVEKS; from the coding sequence ATGAGAGTAATGCATAAAAGTTTTGGCGATTTTGGGACAAATTGCTACATCGTCACCAAAAATGGCTCAAGTTTAGTGATAGACCCAGGCGATGGGGCAAAAGAGTGGGTTTTGCAAAATGCACAAAATTTAAAGGCAATACTTTGCACTCATGGGCATTTTGACCATATTTACGACGTGAGCGAGCTAAAAAATGAGCTAAAAATCCCAGTTTATATCAATAAATTTGATGCTTTTATGTGCGAGAGTAACATTTTTGGCTATATGAAAAATACCTTTGTGCCAGATGTTTTGGCTCAAGGCGATGAGAGCTTTGTAGTGGATGAATTTTCTTTTAAATTTCACCATTTTCCAGGGCACACACCGGGCTGTTCGATGATAGAGATAGATGATGCGATGTTTAGTGGAGATTTTTTATTTAAAGGTAGCATCGGACGCTGGGACTTTCCATATTCAGATAAAGATGAGATGCTAGAAAGCTTAGAAAAATGCAAAAATCTAAAGGGCGACTTCGCACTTTACCCAGGACACGGGGAAAGTAGCACGCTAAAAGCCGAGCAACAAGAGCTTGATAGATGGGTGAAGATCGTAGAAAAAAGTTAA